In the genome of Noviherbaspirillum saxi, the window GCAGTGCTGAATCGGAAGCCTGGCCAGGTCAACGTCATTGCCTTCCCATACGATGTCCTGGCAGGCCGCTGAGCGATGCTCTTTTGGCGCCATATCCCACAGGGATTTCACCATCGAGCCCAGACCGAGAACATCCTTCAAACCCTTTGGCGGCTCGGGTTCCTTGAGCGTCGACAGTAAGTGGCCGATCTTGCGCAGTTCGCTAACGTCTTCCGCGCCCATTCCCAACGCAACCCGGCGCGGCGTGCCAAACAGATTTCCGAGCACGGGGATGGAATGTCCGGCCGGACGGTTAAAAAGCAACGCCGGGCCACCAGCGCGTAGCGTACGGTCACATATTTCCGTCATCTCAAGATACGGTGAAACCGGGCTGGAAACCGCCTTAAGTTCGCCCATTTGTTGCAACTGGGCAATAAAATCTCGCAAATCAGAATATTTCATGATTTTTCACAAAGTTTAACACTTGGCCATCTTTGTAAAATGCAAGCCCAAGTAATTGATTTTATTAAAGTATTGTTGCTGCACAGCGAGATTCTTATACACAAAAGTAATAAAAACCTTATTTGTTAGTATTGACGTGATATAAACAGCCCCCTAAAATTCGCCCAACTTGACGAGCACACTTCCCTGCATCAGGGAACTACCAGTGAAAAGCTCGCCACTCACGGGAACGGGGTCCCACGACATTTTAAGGAGTGTTTTCCAAAGGCTTCTGCCTTCTCCCCGAAAAAGTTGCTTGCTACTGCCAGGCGCATGGCCGCCGACAGTCAATGACAAGCAATTCCGACGTTTGCAGCAAAGCGCCGCGCGCGGCTGCAAACGATGTCCGATTCATGGCAAACATAAGTGTCTACAGGCTTTGTAGTGGGCTCTTTGCTTGCCGCGACATTTCAGGAGCATGAATGTTACAGCTATTTTCCAGGGCGATTCCCGATTTCGCCAGAAATGAGCAAACCCCGTCAAGCACGCCAGTCGTGGCGCGCGACGGCATCCGCGGTGTTATCACGACCGCACACCATGCCGTGATGGCACTTGGCCTTTTCGCGATCGCCGCCCTCGTCATCATGTTCGTCAGGCCGGAAATTGCCGATCAACTCAAGGAGTTGTCTCCGTTTGCCGCAGCGGTCAATGAAGAGGAAGGAACCGAGACGCTTGCACCGGCCGCCCTGCTCGCTGCGCCGGCACCGGCTGTAGTCGAGGCCTCAAGCGCACCGCAAAAAGCCGTATCCCAACCGGATACGGGCAGCACGGCCGGCAATTCCAAACAGCAGCAGTGGGTAACGAACTGGCTGTCGAAACGCTATCGCGTCGCCAGTGACGCCACCAACATGGTCGTATCTGCGGCCTATCTGACCGCAAAGGAAATCAAGCTTGATCCCTTGCTTATCCTGTCGGTGATGGCGATCGAATCCGGCTTCAACCCCTTTGCCGAGAGCCCTGTCGGGGCGCAAGGTTTGATGCAGGTAATGTCCAAGGTGCACCATGATAAGTTCGCCGAAGTTGGCGGCGTCAAGGCAGCCCTGAATCCGGTTACGAATATTCGTGTTGGCTCTCAGATTCTGAAAGACTATGTGCAACGCGGCGGATCGGTCGAAGCAGGATTGAAACTGTATGTCGGCGCAGGGGCTTTCGATTCCGATTCCGGCTACGGTTCCAAGGTATTGGCCGAGTATCGCCGACTGAAGGAAGTCGCGATGGGCAAGCAGGTACCAACCTTTACAACGTCGGCACGCGCCGCATCGCCAAAGCCGAAACAGGCTGAACCCAAGGTGGAGGAAGCGGCTGTACAGGTTCCGGAACCACCAACCGCGGAGGAAAGCCGGCCGTCGCTCCAGAGCGATCAGGTGGCTGCGCTGTAATCACGTCAACGTCCGAACATGGAGGAGCCGAATGGCTCCTTTTTTATTTGGCGCGATGCGTCGTTTGCATCGAAGGAGTGTGCCAGACCGCATCGGATCCGGCCGGCTGAGCAAAGCTGGATCTTTTCTAGCGCCGGGCCGCGAAGAACTTTTCAAGCCGCGTCACCGCTTCCTGCAGATTTTCCATCGAGGTTGCATACGACAGGCGAATGTAACTTTTCGCAGTGTAAGGACCGAAATCAAGGCCGGGCACCAGCACTACGCCGGCTTCATGCAACATTTCGATCGTGAGCCGGTCTGCATCGTCCGACAGCGCCGAGCAATCAGCATAGACGTAGAATGCGCCGTCCGGCGTGACCGGGACACGAAAACCGAGCTGCCGCAGGGCTGGAACGATGAAATCGCGACGGCGTTTGAATTCCGCTTTGCGCTGTTCGTAAATAGAGATGGCTTCCGGCGAAAAACAGGCGACACCCGCGTGCTGTGCAATGCTGGAAGCACAAATGAACAAGTTCTGCGCCAGTTTCTCAACCGCAGGCACCATCGATTCCGGAACGACTAGCCAGCCCAGGCGCCAGCCGGTCATATTGAAATATTTCGAGAAACTGTTGATGACAATGACGTCTTCACCCAGCGACAACGCCGAAAACGGCGCCTCGTCATAGGTGAGGCCCTGATATATCTCGTCGACGATCGTGAACCCCTGCCGCTCGCGCACGGTGGCGACAATTTTCCGTAATTCATCGTGAGGAATCGAGGTGCCGGTCGGATTGGACGGGGATGCCAGCAACACGCCGCGGGTTGCAGCGCCCCAATGTTCGCGCACCACTGTGTCGGACAACTGGAAGCGTTGCTCCGGTCCGCTTGCAATCATCTTTGCCTGACCTTCGAAGGCCGCGACAAAGTGTCGATTGCATGGATACGACGGGTCTGGCATCAGCACTTCCGTTCCCTTGTCGACCAGGGCTGCACAGGCCAGCAGCAAGGCAGCCGAGGCGCCTGCGGTGATGATGATGCGCGACGGCGCAATATCAAGTCCATAGACGTGCCGGTAATGATTGGCAATCACTTCCCGCAACGCAGGAATGCCGGTTGCCGAGGTGTATTGCATCTTCCCATCCGCCATTGCACGCGCGGCAGCGTCGATTACCGGCTGCGCCGCGGTAAAGTCGGGCTCGCCGATGCCCATGTGAATGATGGATCGGCCTTGCCGTTCGAGCTCGGTGGCTCGCTTCGCCAGTTCCATCACATGGAAAGGCGCGATATTGGCAAGACGGGAAGCCAGATGTGGATTCATTGCAGTGGATGATATGGATTATGCGCATGGCGACGGCAGGCGATGCCGGCGCCATGGAACGGAGAAAACGGGAAAGACGAAAGGCCGGGTTCAGC includes:
- a CDS encoding pyridoxal phosphate-dependent aminotransferase, producing MNPHLASRLANIAPFHVMELAKRATELERQGRSIIHMGIGEPDFTAAQPVIDAAARAMADGKMQYTSATGIPALREVIANHYRHVYGLDIAPSRIIITAGASAALLLACAALVDKGTEVLMPDPSYPCNRHFVAAFEGQAKMIASGPEQRFQLSDTVVREHWGAATRGVLLASPSNPTGTSIPHDELRKIVATVRERQGFTIVDEIYQGLTYDEAPFSALSLGEDVIVINSFSKYFNMTGWRLGWLVVPESMVPAVEKLAQNLFICASSIAQHAGVACFSPEAISIYEQRKAEFKRRRDFIVPALRQLGFRVPVTPDGAFYVYADCSALSDDADRLTIEMLHEAGVVLVPGLDFGPYTAKSYIRLSYATSMENLQEAVTRLEKFFAARR
- a CDS encoding transglycosylase SLT domain-containing protein, which produces MLQLFSRAIPDFARNEQTPSSTPVVARDGIRGVITTAHHAVMALGLFAIAALVIMFVRPEIADQLKELSPFAAAVNEEEGTETLAPAALLAAPAPAVVEASSAPQKAVSQPDTGSTAGNSKQQQWVTNWLSKRYRVASDATNMVVSAAYLTAKEIKLDPLLILSVMAIESGFNPFAESPVGAQGLMQVMSKVHHDKFAEVGGVKAALNPVTNIRVGSQILKDYVQRGGSVEAGLKLYVGAGAFDSDSGYGSKVLAEYRRLKEVAMGKQVPTFTTSARAASPKPKQAEPKVEEAAVQVPEPPTAEESRPSLQSDQVAAL